A stretch of Malus sylvestris chromosome 11, drMalSylv7.2, whole genome shotgun sequence DNA encodes these proteins:
- the LOC126588915 gene encoding uncharacterized protein LOC126588915 isoform X3 produces MSGGFFRGTSADQDTRFSNKQAKLMKSQKFAPELEHLVDITKVSMDVMRPWIANRVTELLGFEDEVLINFIYGLLEGKVVNGKEIQISLTGFMEKNTVKFMKELWTLLISAQNNASGVPQQFLDAKQEEARKKKEEADRFASEIQRKKEKERIDQQEILKKMEEGADKKANSAALEPSTKHMSPRDSNDCYEDERGAEKRIGVKARNKVSRSPNSENSSLSPRERHRSRSISKSPKALRRSISSDRSDRSPPRRPITTVQRHSPEGSTSPRGRSRYSRQRSRSNSQQRSPSPYRRRVRSPYWRRPSPVRRRRSPSPVRRRRSPSPVRRRRSPSPVRRRRSPSPVRRRRSPSPVRRRRSPSPVRRRRSPSPVRRPRSPSPVRRPRSPSPVRRPRSPSPVQRRRSPSPLRRRRSRSPVRRRSPSPVRRAYRRSPLNTRNRYVSPLQHRSPVRSRRSPTPPHRSPSLHDRSSSPIQHGSPSLIRRTSKLQRSPSQSPQERTRSREKISPVPRQSSSYGSLQRELKNGNDSRKRAPDLSPSPVRSRLLSESPPGVRSDSEEKRLSSPDKSPVRRPREQMTHDVSSSPPRKPREQQLRRGSPDISEDKLIASPAKVRNKEEYSRNRLDNKDLRNKEQEMKSGKSSGRVVPESPDQQQAPTIYKDSLRGEMQNPDEGRKSDEKNRSHSKNSKDSDRHRKTGSVHSSIEKVDHSNRSGIVDSGSEESEKCRGGEKGKRKNKRSERQEVTSDDDYSNDSEIDERKDAKRRKKEEKRSRKEKKRRRREERRRRKEERRAGKMKGKNYSDASASDGEHVGRRELHSNDNEEKEDGQKKLEIELRKKALESLKAKKGISH; encoded by the exons ATGTCTGGTGGGTTTTTCAGG GGTACGTCCGCTGATCAGGACACTAGGTTTTCCAATAAGCAAGCGAAGCTGATGAAATCTCAGAAATTTGCACCTGAATTGGAACATTTG GTCGATATAACGAAGGTGAGTATGGATGTTATGCGCCCGTGGATTGCTAATCGAGTAACGGAGCTTCTCGGATTCGAAGATGAAGTTCTCATCAACTTTATCTATGGTCTTTTGGAAGGAAAG GTGGTGAATGGGAAGGAGATTCAAATCTCGCTTACTGGATTTATGGAGAAAAACACTGTGAAGTTTATGAAAGAGCTTTGGACGCTGCTTATCAGTGCGCAGAACAATGCTAGTGGCGTTCCTCAACAGTTTTTAGATGCCAAACAAGAAGAAGCACGGAAAAAGAAG GAGGAGGCAGACAGGTTTGCAAGTGAAAttcagagaaagaaagagaaggagagGATAGATCAACAAGAGATATTGAAGAAGATG GAAGAAGGGGCTGACAAGAAAGCAAACAGTGCTGCATTGGAGCCAAGCACAAAGCATATGTCGCCAAGGGATTCAAATGATTGTTATGAGGATGAAAGAGGAGCTGAAAAGAGGATTGGTGTGAAGGCAAGGAACAA GGTTTCCAGATCTCCAAATTCTGAAAATTCATCTTTGTCTCCTCG TGAAAGACACCGATCAAGAAGTATTTCCAAGTCACCAAAAGCATTGAGACGATCCATTTCTTCTGATAGGAGTGATCGCTCTCCACCTAGACGGCCTATTACAACTGTTCAGAGGCATTCGCCAGAGGGATCAACCTCCCCAAGAGGAAGATCACGTTATTCCAGGCAAAGATCTAGATCAAATTCCCAACAAAGATCACCCTCTCCGTATCGGCGTAGAGTACGTTCTCCATATTGGCGTAGACCTTCACCTGTCAGGCGCCGCAGATCACCATCACCTGTCCGGCGCCGCAGATCACCATCGCCAGTCCGGCGCCGCAGATCACCATCGCCAGTCCGGCGCCGCAGATCACCTTCGCCAGTCCGGCGCCGCAGATCACCTTCGCCAGTCCGGCGCCGCAGATCACCCTCGCCAGTCCGGCGCCGCAGATCACCCTCGCCTGTTCGACGTCCCAGATCACCCTCGCCTGTGCGACGTCCCAGATCACCCTCACCTGTGCGACGTCCCAGATCACCCTCACCTGTGCAGCGTCGCAGGTCGCCCTCTCCTTTGCGACGTCGCAGATCTCGCTCACCTGTGCGTCGCAGATCACCCTCACCTGTACGACGGGCGTATCGAAGATCCCCATTGAATACACGGAACAGGTATGTGTCTCCCTTGCAACATAGGTCACCAGTTCGTAGCAGGAGGTCACCAACTCCTCCGCATAGGTCTCCGTCTCTGCATGATCGAAGTTCATCTCCTATTCAACATGGTTCCCCCTCGCTAATCAGGAGAACATCAAAGCTTCAGAGATCTCCCTCACAATCTCCTCAAGAAAGAACCAG GTCCCGTGAAAAAATTTCTCCTGTGCCACGCCAGTCTAGCTCGTATGGGTCATTGCAGAGGGAATTAAAGAATGGGAATGATTCGCGTAAAAGAGCACCAGATTTGTCGCCATCACCAGTGAGGTCTCGTTTACTCTCAGAATCTCCACCAGGCGTAAGAAGTGATAGTGAAGAAAAGAG ATTATCTAGCCCAGATAAGAGTCCAGTTAGACGACCAAGGGAGCAAATGACTCATGATGTTAGCTCAAGTCCTCCAAGGAAACCAAGAGAACAACAACTTCGTCGTGGAAGTCCAGACATAAGTGAAGA TAAGCTGATAGCCTCTCCTGCTAAGGTTCGTAACAAGGAAGAGTACTCTCGAAACCGTCTGGATAACAAGGACTTAAGAAACAAGGAGCAGGAGATGAAGAG TGGCAAATCTTCTGGGAGGGTGGTTCCTGAAAGTCCTGATCAACAACAGGCTCCAACCATATATAAGGACTCTCTACGTGGTGAGATGCAAAATCCCGATGAGGGTAGAAAGTCTGATGAAAAGAACCGTTCTCATTCAAAAAATTCCAAGGACAGTGATCGGCATCGCAAAACTGGATCTGTGCACTCATCCATTGAAAAGGTTGATCATAGTAATCGAAGTGGTATTGTTGATTCTGGTTCCGAGGAAAGTGAAAAATGCAGAGGTGGggaaaagggaaaaagaaagaataagAGATCAGAGAGGCAAGAAGTTACTTCAGATGATGATTACAGCAATGATTCTGAAATAGATGAGAGGAAGGATGctaaaaggagaaagaaagaggaaaagagatcaaggaaggagaagaagcgcCGAAGACGTGAGGAGCGACGTCGCAGAAAAGAAGAACGTCGTGCAGGGAAGATGAAGGGGAAGAATTACAGTGATGCTTCTGCTTCAGATGGTGAACATGTAGGCAGGAGGGAGCTTCATTCAAATGACAATGAAGAGAAGGAGGATGGTCAGAAGAAACTTGAGATTGAGTTACGCAAGAAGGCTCTTGAATCACTTAAAGCAAAAAAGGGCATTAGTCACTAA
- the LOC126588915 gene encoding PWI domain-containing protein C825.05c-like isoform X4, whose protein sequence is MSGGFFRGTSADQDTRFSNKQAKLMKSQKFAPELEHLVDITKVSMDVMRPWIANRVTELLGFEDEVLINFIYGLLEGKVVNGKEIQISLTGFMEKNTVKFMKELWTLLISAQNNASGVPQQFLDAKQEEARKKKEEADRFASEIQRKKEKERIDQQEILKKMEEGADKKANSAALEPSTKHMSPRDSNDCYEDERGAEKRIGVKARNKVSRSPNSENSSLSPRRRLSSPDKSPVRRPREQMTHDVSSSPPRKPREQQLRRGSPDISEDKLIASPAKVRNKEEYSRNRLDNKDLRNKEQEMKSGKSSGRVVPESPDQQQAPTIYKDSLRGEMQNPDEGRKSDEKNRSHSKNSKDSDRHRKTGSVHSSIEKVDHSNRSGIVDSGSEESEKCRGGEKGKRKNKRSERQEVTSDDDYSNDSEIDERKDAKRRKKEEKRSRKEKKRRRREERRRRKEERRAGKMKGKNYSDASASDGEHVGRRELHSNDNEEKEDGQKKLEIELRKKALESLKAKKGISH, encoded by the exons ATGTCTGGTGGGTTTTTCAGG GGTACGTCCGCTGATCAGGACACTAGGTTTTCCAATAAGCAAGCGAAGCTGATGAAATCTCAGAAATTTGCACCTGAATTGGAACATTTG GTCGATATAACGAAGGTGAGTATGGATGTTATGCGCCCGTGGATTGCTAATCGAGTAACGGAGCTTCTCGGATTCGAAGATGAAGTTCTCATCAACTTTATCTATGGTCTTTTGGAAGGAAAG GTGGTGAATGGGAAGGAGATTCAAATCTCGCTTACTGGATTTATGGAGAAAAACACTGTGAAGTTTATGAAAGAGCTTTGGACGCTGCTTATCAGTGCGCAGAACAATGCTAGTGGCGTTCCTCAACAGTTTTTAGATGCCAAACAAGAAGAAGCACGGAAAAAGAAG GAGGAGGCAGACAGGTTTGCAAGTGAAAttcagagaaagaaagagaaggagagGATAGATCAACAAGAGATATTGAAGAAGATG GAAGAAGGGGCTGACAAGAAAGCAAACAGTGCTGCATTGGAGCCAAGCACAAAGCATATGTCGCCAAGGGATTCAAATGATTGTTATGAGGATGAAAGAGGAGCTGAAAAGAGGATTGGTGTGAAGGCAAGGAACAA GGTTTCCAGATCTCCAAATTCTGAAAATTCATCTTTGTCTCCTCG AAGAAGATTATCTAGCCCAGATAAGAGTCCAGTTAGACGACCAAGGGAGCAAATGACTCATGATGTTAGCTCAAGTCCTCCAAGGAAACCAAGAGAACAACAACTTCGTCGTGGAAGTCCAGACATAAGTGAAGA TAAGCTGATAGCCTCTCCTGCTAAGGTTCGTAACAAGGAAGAGTACTCTCGAAACCGTCTGGATAACAAGGACTTAAGAAACAAGGAGCAGGAGATGAAGAG TGGCAAATCTTCTGGGAGGGTGGTTCCTGAAAGTCCTGATCAACAACAGGCTCCAACCATATATAAGGACTCTCTACGTGGTGAGATGCAAAATCCCGATGAGGGTAGAAAGTCTGATGAAAAGAACCGTTCTCATTCAAAAAATTCCAAGGACAGTGATCGGCATCGCAAAACTGGATCTGTGCACTCATCCATTGAAAAGGTTGATCATAGTAATCGAAGTGGTATTGTTGATTCTGGTTCCGAGGAAAGTGAAAAATGCAGAGGTGGggaaaagggaaaaagaaagaataagAGATCAGAGAGGCAAGAAGTTACTTCAGATGATGATTACAGCAATGATTCTGAAATAGATGAGAGGAAGGATGctaaaaggagaaagaaagaggaaaagagatcaaggaaggagaagaagcgcCGAAGACGTGAGGAGCGACGTCGCAGAAAAGAAGAACGTCGTGCAGGGAAGATGAAGGGGAAGAATTACAGTGATGCTTCTGCTTCAGATGGTGAACATGTAGGCAGGAGGGAGCTTCATTCAAATGACAATGAAGAGAAGGAGGATGGTCAGAAGAAACTTGAGATTGAGTTACGCAAGAAGGCTCTTGAATCACTTAAAGCAAAAAAGGGCATTAGTCACTAA
- the LOC126588915 gene encoding uncharacterized protein LOC126588915 isoform X2 encodes MSGGFFRGTSADQDTRFSNKQAKLMKSQKFAPELEHLVDITKVSMDVMRPWIANRVTELLGFEDEVLINFIYGLLEGKVVNGKEIQISLTGFMEKNTVKFMKELWTLLISAQNNASGVPQQFLDAKQEEARKKKEEADRFASEIQRKKEKERIDQQEILKKMEEGADKKANSAALEPSTKHMSPRDSNDCYEDERGAEKRIGVKARNKVSRSPNSENSSLSPRERHRSRSISKSPKALRRSISSDRSDRSPPRRPITTVQRHSPEGSTSPRGRSRYSRQRSRSNSQQRSPSPYRRRVRSPYWRRPSPVRRRRSPSPVRRRRSPSPVRRRRSPSPVRRRRSPSPVRRRRSPSPVRRRRSPSPVRRRRSPSPVRRPRSPSPVRRPRSPSPVRRPRSPSPVQRRRSPSPLRRRRSRSPVRRRSPSPVRRAYRRSPLNTRNRYVSPLQHRSPVRSRRSPTPPHRSPSLHDRSSSPIQHGSPSLIRRTSKLQRSPSQSPQERTRSREKISPVPRQSSSYGSLQRELKNGNDSRKRAPDLSPSPVRSRLLSESPPGVRSDSEEKRRLSSPDKSPVRRPREQMTHDVSSSPPRKPREQQLRRGSPDISEDKLIASPAKVRNKEEYSRNRLDNKDLRNKEQEMKSGKSSGRVVPESPDQQQAPTIYKDSLRGEMQNPDEGRKSDEKNRSHSKNSKDSDRHRKTGSVHSSIEKVDHSNRSGIVDSGSEESEKCRGGEKGKRKNKRSERQEVTSDDDYSNDSEIDERKDAKRRKKEEKRSRKEKKRRRREERRRRKEERRAGKMKGKNYSDASASDGEHVGRRELHSNDNEEKEDGQKKLEIELRKKALESLKAKKGISH; translated from the exons ATGTCTGGTGGGTTTTTCAGG GGTACGTCCGCTGATCAGGACACTAGGTTTTCCAATAAGCAAGCGAAGCTGATGAAATCTCAGAAATTTGCACCTGAATTGGAACATTTG GTCGATATAACGAAGGTGAGTATGGATGTTATGCGCCCGTGGATTGCTAATCGAGTAACGGAGCTTCTCGGATTCGAAGATGAAGTTCTCATCAACTTTATCTATGGTCTTTTGGAAGGAAAG GTGGTGAATGGGAAGGAGATTCAAATCTCGCTTACTGGATTTATGGAGAAAAACACTGTGAAGTTTATGAAAGAGCTTTGGACGCTGCTTATCAGTGCGCAGAACAATGCTAGTGGCGTTCCTCAACAGTTTTTAGATGCCAAACAAGAAGAAGCACGGAAAAAGAAG GAGGAGGCAGACAGGTTTGCAAGTGAAAttcagagaaagaaagagaaggagagGATAGATCAACAAGAGATATTGAAGAAGATG GAAGAAGGGGCTGACAAGAAAGCAAACAGTGCTGCATTGGAGCCAAGCACAAAGCATATGTCGCCAAGGGATTCAAATGATTGTTATGAGGATGAAAGAGGAGCTGAAAAGAGGATTGGTGTGAAGGCAAGGAACAA GGTTTCCAGATCTCCAAATTCTGAAAATTCATCTTTGTCTCCTCG TGAAAGACACCGATCAAGAAGTATTTCCAAGTCACCAAAAGCATTGAGACGATCCATTTCTTCTGATAGGAGTGATCGCTCTCCACCTAGACGGCCTATTACAACTGTTCAGAGGCATTCGCCAGAGGGATCAACCTCCCCAAGAGGAAGATCACGTTATTCCAGGCAAAGATCTAGATCAAATTCCCAACAAAGATCACCCTCTCCGTATCGGCGTAGAGTACGTTCTCCATATTGGCGTAGACCTTCACCTGTCAGGCGCCGCAGATCACCATCACCTGTCCGGCGCCGCAGATCACCATCGCCAGTCCGGCGCCGCAGATCACCATCGCCAGTCCGGCGCCGCAGATCACCTTCGCCAGTCCGGCGCCGCAGATCACCTTCGCCAGTCCGGCGCCGCAGATCACCCTCGCCAGTCCGGCGCCGCAGATCACCCTCGCCTGTTCGACGTCCCAGATCACCCTCGCCTGTGCGACGTCCCAGATCACCCTCACCTGTGCGACGTCCCAGATCACCCTCACCTGTGCAGCGTCGCAGGTCGCCCTCTCCTTTGCGACGTCGCAGATCTCGCTCACCTGTGCGTCGCAGATCACCCTCACCTGTACGACGGGCGTATCGAAGATCCCCATTGAATACACGGAACAGGTATGTGTCTCCCTTGCAACATAGGTCACCAGTTCGTAGCAGGAGGTCACCAACTCCTCCGCATAGGTCTCCGTCTCTGCATGATCGAAGTTCATCTCCTATTCAACATGGTTCCCCCTCGCTAATCAGGAGAACATCAAAGCTTCAGAGATCTCCCTCACAATCTCCTCAAGAAAGAACCAG GTCCCGTGAAAAAATTTCTCCTGTGCCACGCCAGTCTAGCTCGTATGGGTCATTGCAGAGGGAATTAAAGAATGGGAATGATTCGCGTAAAAGAGCACCAGATTTGTCGCCATCACCAGTGAGGTCTCGTTTACTCTCAGAATCTCCACCAGGCGTAAGAAGTGATAGTGAAGAAAAGAG AAGATTATCTAGCCCAGATAAGAGTCCAGTTAGACGACCAAGGGAGCAAATGACTCATGATGTTAGCTCAAGTCCTCCAAGGAAACCAAGAGAACAACAACTTCGTCGTGGAAGTCCAGACATAAGTGAAGA TAAGCTGATAGCCTCTCCTGCTAAGGTTCGTAACAAGGAAGAGTACTCTCGAAACCGTCTGGATAACAAGGACTTAAGAAACAAGGAGCAGGAGATGAAGAG TGGCAAATCTTCTGGGAGGGTGGTTCCTGAAAGTCCTGATCAACAACAGGCTCCAACCATATATAAGGACTCTCTACGTGGTGAGATGCAAAATCCCGATGAGGGTAGAAAGTCTGATGAAAAGAACCGTTCTCATTCAAAAAATTCCAAGGACAGTGATCGGCATCGCAAAACTGGATCTGTGCACTCATCCATTGAAAAGGTTGATCATAGTAATCGAAGTGGTATTGTTGATTCTGGTTCCGAGGAAAGTGAAAAATGCAGAGGTGGggaaaagggaaaaagaaagaataagAGATCAGAGAGGCAAGAAGTTACTTCAGATGATGATTACAGCAATGATTCTGAAATAGATGAGAGGAAGGATGctaaaaggagaaagaaagaggaaaagagatcaaggaaggagaagaagcgcCGAAGACGTGAGGAGCGACGTCGCAGAAAAGAAGAACGTCGTGCAGGGAAGATGAAGGGGAAGAATTACAGTGATGCTTCTGCTTCAGATGGTGAACATGTAGGCAGGAGGGAGCTTCATTCAAATGACAATGAAGAGAAGGAGGATGGTCAGAAGAAACTTGAGATTGAGTTACGCAAGAAGGCTCTTGAATCACTTAAAGCAAAAAAGGGCATTAGTCACTAA
- the LOC126588915 gene encoding uncharacterized protein LOC126588915 isoform X1: MSGGFFRGTSADQDTRFSNKQAKLMKSQKFAPELEHLVDITKVSMDVMRPWIANRVTELLGFEDEVLINFIYGLLEGKVVNGKEIQISLTGFMEKNTVKFMKELWTLLISAQNNASGVPQQFLDAKQEEARKKKEEADRFASEIQRKKEKERIDQQEILKKMEEGADKKANSAALEPSTKHMSPRDSNDCYEDERGAEKRIGVKARNKVSRSPNSENSSLSPRERHRSRSISKSPKALRRSISSDRSDRSPPRRPITTVQRHSPEGSTSPRGRSRYSRQRSRSNSQQRSPSPYRRRVRSPYWRRPSPVRRRRSPSPVRRRRSPSPVRRRRSPSPVRRRRSPSPVRRRRSPSPVRRRRSPSPVRRRRSPSPVRRPRSPSPVRRPRSPSPVRRPRSPSPVQRRRSPSPLRRRRSRSPVRRRSPSPVRRAYRRSPLNTRNRYVSPLQHRSPVRSRRSPTPPHRSPSLHDRSSSPIQHGSPSLIRRTSKLQRSPSQSPQERTRSREKISPVPRQSSSYGSLQRELKNGNDSRKRAPDLSPSPVRSRLLSESPPGVRSDSEEKRRRLSSPDKSPVRRPREQMTHDVSSSPPRKPREQQLRRGSPDISEDKLIASPAKVRNKEEYSRNRLDNKDLRNKEQEMKSGKSSGRVVPESPDQQQAPTIYKDSLRGEMQNPDEGRKSDEKNRSHSKNSKDSDRHRKTGSVHSSIEKVDHSNRSGIVDSGSEESEKCRGGEKGKRKNKRSERQEVTSDDDYSNDSEIDERKDAKRRKKEEKRSRKEKKRRRREERRRRKEERRAGKMKGKNYSDASASDGEHVGRRELHSNDNEEKEDGQKKLEIELRKKALESLKAKKGISH; encoded by the exons ATGTCTGGTGGGTTTTTCAGG GGTACGTCCGCTGATCAGGACACTAGGTTTTCCAATAAGCAAGCGAAGCTGATGAAATCTCAGAAATTTGCACCTGAATTGGAACATTTG GTCGATATAACGAAGGTGAGTATGGATGTTATGCGCCCGTGGATTGCTAATCGAGTAACGGAGCTTCTCGGATTCGAAGATGAAGTTCTCATCAACTTTATCTATGGTCTTTTGGAAGGAAAG GTGGTGAATGGGAAGGAGATTCAAATCTCGCTTACTGGATTTATGGAGAAAAACACTGTGAAGTTTATGAAAGAGCTTTGGACGCTGCTTATCAGTGCGCAGAACAATGCTAGTGGCGTTCCTCAACAGTTTTTAGATGCCAAACAAGAAGAAGCACGGAAAAAGAAG GAGGAGGCAGACAGGTTTGCAAGTGAAAttcagagaaagaaagagaaggagagGATAGATCAACAAGAGATATTGAAGAAGATG GAAGAAGGGGCTGACAAGAAAGCAAACAGTGCTGCATTGGAGCCAAGCACAAAGCATATGTCGCCAAGGGATTCAAATGATTGTTATGAGGATGAAAGAGGAGCTGAAAAGAGGATTGGTGTGAAGGCAAGGAACAA GGTTTCCAGATCTCCAAATTCTGAAAATTCATCTTTGTCTCCTCG TGAAAGACACCGATCAAGAAGTATTTCCAAGTCACCAAAAGCATTGAGACGATCCATTTCTTCTGATAGGAGTGATCGCTCTCCACCTAGACGGCCTATTACAACTGTTCAGAGGCATTCGCCAGAGGGATCAACCTCCCCAAGAGGAAGATCACGTTATTCCAGGCAAAGATCTAGATCAAATTCCCAACAAAGATCACCCTCTCCGTATCGGCGTAGAGTACGTTCTCCATATTGGCGTAGACCTTCACCTGTCAGGCGCCGCAGATCACCATCACCTGTCCGGCGCCGCAGATCACCATCGCCAGTCCGGCGCCGCAGATCACCATCGCCAGTCCGGCGCCGCAGATCACCTTCGCCAGTCCGGCGCCGCAGATCACCTTCGCCAGTCCGGCGCCGCAGATCACCCTCGCCAGTCCGGCGCCGCAGATCACCCTCGCCTGTTCGACGTCCCAGATCACCCTCGCCTGTGCGACGTCCCAGATCACCCTCACCTGTGCGACGTCCCAGATCACCCTCACCTGTGCAGCGTCGCAGGTCGCCCTCTCCTTTGCGACGTCGCAGATCTCGCTCACCTGTGCGTCGCAGATCACCCTCACCTGTACGACGGGCGTATCGAAGATCCCCATTGAATACACGGAACAGGTATGTGTCTCCCTTGCAACATAGGTCACCAGTTCGTAGCAGGAGGTCACCAACTCCTCCGCATAGGTCTCCGTCTCTGCATGATCGAAGTTCATCTCCTATTCAACATGGTTCCCCCTCGCTAATCAGGAGAACATCAAAGCTTCAGAGATCTCCCTCACAATCTCCTCAAGAAAGAACCAG GTCCCGTGAAAAAATTTCTCCTGTGCCACGCCAGTCTAGCTCGTATGGGTCATTGCAGAGGGAATTAAAGAATGGGAATGATTCGCGTAAAAGAGCACCAGATTTGTCGCCATCACCAGTGAGGTCTCGTTTACTCTCAGAATCTCCACCAGGCGTAAGAAGTGATAGTGAAGAAAAGAG AAGAAGATTATCTAGCCCAGATAAGAGTCCAGTTAGACGACCAAGGGAGCAAATGACTCATGATGTTAGCTCAAGTCCTCCAAGGAAACCAAGAGAACAACAACTTCGTCGTGGAAGTCCAGACATAAGTGAAGA TAAGCTGATAGCCTCTCCTGCTAAGGTTCGTAACAAGGAAGAGTACTCTCGAAACCGTCTGGATAACAAGGACTTAAGAAACAAGGAGCAGGAGATGAAGAG TGGCAAATCTTCTGGGAGGGTGGTTCCTGAAAGTCCTGATCAACAACAGGCTCCAACCATATATAAGGACTCTCTACGTGGTGAGATGCAAAATCCCGATGAGGGTAGAAAGTCTGATGAAAAGAACCGTTCTCATTCAAAAAATTCCAAGGACAGTGATCGGCATCGCAAAACTGGATCTGTGCACTCATCCATTGAAAAGGTTGATCATAGTAATCGAAGTGGTATTGTTGATTCTGGTTCCGAGGAAAGTGAAAAATGCAGAGGTGGggaaaagggaaaaagaaagaataagAGATCAGAGAGGCAAGAAGTTACTTCAGATGATGATTACAGCAATGATTCTGAAATAGATGAGAGGAAGGATGctaaaaggagaaagaaagaggaaaagagatcaaggaaggagaagaagcgcCGAAGACGTGAGGAGCGACGTCGCAGAAAAGAAGAACGTCGTGCAGGGAAGATGAAGGGGAAGAATTACAGTGATGCTTCTGCTTCAGATGGTGAACATGTAGGCAGGAGGGAGCTTCATTCAAATGACAATGAAGAGAAGGAGGATGGTCAGAAGAAACTTGAGATTGAGTTACGCAAGAAGGCTCTTGAATCACTTAAAGCAAAAAAGGGCATTAGTCACTAA
- the LOC126588915 gene encoding PWI domain-containing protein C825.05c-like isoform X5, which yields MSGGFFRGTSADQDTRFSNKQAKLMKSQKFAPELEHLVDITKVSMDVMRPWIANRVTELLGFEDEVLINFIYGLLEGKVVNGKEIQISLTGFMEKNTVKFMKELWTLLISAQNNASGVPQQFLDAKQEEARKKKEEADRFASEIQRKKEKERIDQQEILKKMEEGADKKANSAALEPSTKHMSPRDSNDCYEDERGAEKRIGVKARNKVSRSPNSENSSLSPRRLSSPDKSPVRRPREQMTHDVSSSPPRKPREQQLRRGSPDISEDKLIASPAKVRNKEEYSRNRLDNKDLRNKEQEMKSGKSSGRVVPESPDQQQAPTIYKDSLRGEMQNPDEGRKSDEKNRSHSKNSKDSDRHRKTGSVHSSIEKVDHSNRSGIVDSGSEESEKCRGGEKGKRKNKRSERQEVTSDDDYSNDSEIDERKDAKRRKKEEKRSRKEKKRRRREERRRRKEERRAGKMKGKNYSDASASDGEHVGRRELHSNDNEEKEDGQKKLEIELRKKALESLKAKKGISH from the exons ATGTCTGGTGGGTTTTTCAGG GGTACGTCCGCTGATCAGGACACTAGGTTTTCCAATAAGCAAGCGAAGCTGATGAAATCTCAGAAATTTGCACCTGAATTGGAACATTTG GTCGATATAACGAAGGTGAGTATGGATGTTATGCGCCCGTGGATTGCTAATCGAGTAACGGAGCTTCTCGGATTCGAAGATGAAGTTCTCATCAACTTTATCTATGGTCTTTTGGAAGGAAAG GTGGTGAATGGGAAGGAGATTCAAATCTCGCTTACTGGATTTATGGAGAAAAACACTGTGAAGTTTATGAAAGAGCTTTGGACGCTGCTTATCAGTGCGCAGAACAATGCTAGTGGCGTTCCTCAACAGTTTTTAGATGCCAAACAAGAAGAAGCACGGAAAAAGAAG GAGGAGGCAGACAGGTTTGCAAGTGAAAttcagagaaagaaagagaaggagagGATAGATCAACAAGAGATATTGAAGAAGATG GAAGAAGGGGCTGACAAGAAAGCAAACAGTGCTGCATTGGAGCCAAGCACAAAGCATATGTCGCCAAGGGATTCAAATGATTGTTATGAGGATGAAAGAGGAGCTGAAAAGAGGATTGGTGTGAAGGCAAGGAACAA GGTTTCCAGATCTCCAAATTCTGAAAATTCATCTTTGTCTCCTCG AAGATTATCTAGCCCAGATAAGAGTCCAGTTAGACGACCAAGGGAGCAAATGACTCATGATGTTAGCTCAAGTCCTCCAAGGAAACCAAGAGAACAACAACTTCGTCGTGGAAGTCCAGACATAAGTGAAGA TAAGCTGATAGCCTCTCCTGCTAAGGTTCGTAACAAGGAAGAGTACTCTCGAAACCGTCTGGATAACAAGGACTTAAGAAACAAGGAGCAGGAGATGAAGAG TGGCAAATCTTCTGGGAGGGTGGTTCCTGAAAGTCCTGATCAACAACAGGCTCCAACCATATATAAGGACTCTCTACGTGGTGAGATGCAAAATCCCGATGAGGGTAGAAAGTCTGATGAAAAGAACCGTTCTCATTCAAAAAATTCCAAGGACAGTGATCGGCATCGCAAAACTGGATCTGTGCACTCATCCATTGAAAAGGTTGATCATAGTAATCGAAGTGGTATTGTTGATTCTGGTTCCGAGGAAAGTGAAAAATGCAGAGGTGGggaaaagggaaaaagaaagaataagAGATCAGAGAGGCAAGAAGTTACTTCAGATGATGATTACAGCAATGATTCTGAAATAGATGAGAGGAAGGATGctaaaaggagaaagaaagaggaaaagagatcaaggaaggagaagaagcgcCGAAGACGTGAGGAGCGACGTCGCAGAAAAGAAGAACGTCGTGCAGGGAAGATGAAGGGGAAGAATTACAGTGATGCTTCTGCTTCAGATGGTGAACATGTAGGCAGGAGGGAGCTTCATTCAAATGACAATGAAGAGAAGGAGGATGGTCAGAAGAAACTTGAGATTGAGTTACGCAAGAAGGCTCTTGAATCACTTAAAGCAAAAAAGGGCATTAGTCACTAA